AGGTGGCGGCACTCGATGCCGGCGCGGATGACTACCTCACCAAGCCCTTCGGCGTCGACGAGCTGCTCGCGCGCATCCGCGTGGCGCTGCGGCACGCGGTGCAGCAGGCCTCACCGGAGCCGGTGGTCACTGTCGGCCCGTTGCGGATCGACTTCGGTGCGCACACGGTCCACCGCGACGGCGCCGAACTGCGCCTGACGCCGACCGAATACCGACTGCTGGCCGTGTTGGCCCAGCACGCCGGGAAGGTGATCACCCATCGCCAGCTGCTCCGCGAGGTGTGGGGCCTCCACACCGATGACCAGGTGCATTACCTCCGGGTCTACGCGGCGCAGCTGCGGCGCAAGCTCGAGCTCGACCCCTCCCGCCCCCGCTGGCTCGTGACGGAACCCGGCGTCGGCTATCGCCTCCGCGCCGAGTAGGGCGGGGAAACATCCACCCCGGCGGTGCCGTATCACCGGCATCACTCACCTTGGAGTCCTGCATGACCAGTCGCCTCGCCCTTGCTGCTCTCCTGATCCTCGCCGTGCCCGGTTCCGCCAGCGCCCAGCAACCGGCGGCGTCCGCCGGCGCCCGCGATTCCGCCC
The Gemmatimonadota bacterium DNA segment above includes these coding regions:
- a CDS encoding response regulator, producing the protein MTIVLIEDESPMRRFLRAAFGTQAMTLIEAPTAREGLAQVAGRRPDLVLLDLGLPDMDGLDVVRRIREWSTVPIIVLSARGREDDKVAALDAGADDYLTKPFGVDELLARIRVALRHAVQQASPEPVVTVGPLRIDFGAHTVHRDGAELRLTPTEYRLLAVLAQHAGKVITHRQLLREVWGLHTDDQVHYLRVYAAQLRRKLELDPSRPRWLVTEPGVGYRLRAE